The following are from one region of the Anaeropeptidivorans aminofermentans genome:
- a CDS encoding Hsp70 family protein, which translates to MSYLGIDLGTTNSVAIIYNDKNNDLDIVKVDGTDEILPSVVNYTEEGVIVGSEAKAGAVIYPETTMVSVKRFMGSPDKITLGSFSKTPEEISGEILKKLKKAAEEQAGETFDEVVITHPAYFNDRQIFATREAGLLAGFKNVFLMSEPLAAAIEYGYRQGYAQTLLVYDLGGGTFDACVLKVSQDENGQEIFQELSDVGDMNLGGDDFDAEIIRFFKEKFMEENNIDLDTLETSERQRVIQKLKQEAEATKKKLSGTNNATARINPLIIHEGVPKNLSVEISREDFEAMIRKYVDRSRDIVEEALKRSGKGADEISKVILVGGSTLIPMVKRMVAGFIKEPYRATDPAKSVAMGAAIYNYLIHLPNSNVKIGQITRQIFGTEAITNIATMEKSLIPIIPMGSAIPCRISDSNFASMSGATAVSVDLYQWEQGHEEAKKYIGSVILSGLSGTTQLEITYFIDENNIFQVEVKDMATGRIQTGVFDRSKASAPPERPHAVATDKVNIVFIIDTTGSMDTYINGVKDRAIEFSEILSSKGASFNLGLIGFGDLNEKEKPSVYNFTNDVTKFQKQVKNIPRTHGGDIPESSLDALETGVELLNSASLGVSDRNIFILITDAPPHVPTNRGNSVMDICDMLNSRNITTYVVARKDRDSIAAFDPVTKPNGKYYDLKDKFYDILDNIALSITELIRL; encoded by the coding sequence ATGAGTTATTTGGGAATTGACCTTGGAACTACAAATTCAGTTGCAATAATTTATAACGACAAAAATAATGACTTGGATATAGTAAAGGTTGACGGTACTGATGAAATACTCCCTTCTGTTGTAAATTATACGGAAGAAGGGGTTATCGTAGGTTCAGAAGCTAAAGCAGGGGCCGTTATTTATCCTGAAACGACAATGGTATCTGTAAAAAGATTTATGGGCTCCCCTGATAAAATTACCTTGGGAAGCTTTTCAAAGACACCGGAGGAAATAAGCGGCGAAATTCTTAAAAAATTAAAAAAGGCGGCGGAAGAACAAGCAGGAGAAACTTTTGACGAGGTCGTAATTACCCATCCGGCTTATTTTAACGACAGGCAGATATTTGCTACAAGAGAAGCCGGGCTTTTAGCCGGGTTTAAAAATGTATTTTTAATGAGCGAACCTCTGGCTGCCGCCATAGAATACGGTTATCGCCAAGGGTATGCCCAGACCCTTCTTGTTTATGATTTAGGCGGCGGAACCTTCGACGCCTGTGTATTAAAGGTTTCTCAGGACGAAAACGGCCAGGAGATTTTTCAGGAGCTTTCCGACGTAGGCGATATGAACCTGGGCGGAGACGATTTTGATGCAGAAATTATCCGATTCTTTAAAGAAAAGTTCATGGAAGAAAATAATATAGACCTTGACACCTTGGAAACAAGCGAACGCCAGAGAGTAATTCAGAAGCTGAAACAGGAAGCAGAGGCTACCAAAAAGAAGCTTTCCGGCACAAATAACGCTACGGCAAGAATAAACCCCCTGATAATTCATGAAGGCGTTCCGAAGAATCTTTCTGTTGAAATTTCAAGGGAAGATTTTGAAGCGATGATCCGTAAATATGTAGACCGAAGCAGGGATATCGTTGAAGAAGCCCTAAAAAGGTCAGGAAAAGGTGCCGATGAAATATCAAAGGTTATTCTTGTAGGCGGTTCTACGCTGATACCGATGGTTAAGAGAATGGTTGCAGGCTTCATTAAAGAGCCCTACAGGGCAACAGACCCTGCCAAAAGCGTTGCGATGGGTGCGGCAATTTATAATTATTTAATTCATTTGCCTAACTCAAATGTTAAAATAGGTCAGATAACCCGGCAAATTTTCGGAACAGAAGCAATCACCAATATCGCTACTATGGAAAAGAGCCTTATTCCCATCATTCCTATGGGAAGCGCTATACCATGCAGAATATCCGATTCTAATTTTGCTTCCATGTCCGGTGCAACTGCCGTAAGCGTAGACCTTTACCAATGGGAGCAGGGTCACGAAGAAGCGAAGAAATATATCGGAAGCGTTATCCTTTCCGGGCTTTCGGGAACCACTCAATTGGAAATAACCTATTTCATAGATGAAAATAATATTTTTCAGGTAGAAGTTAAGGATATGGCTACAGGGCGTATTCAAACAGGCGTGTTTGACCGTTCAAAGGCTTCTGCGCCTCCTGAAAGGCCCCATGCCGTAGCTACCGATAAGGTGAATATTGTATTTATCATAGACACAACAGGTTCTATGGACACTTATATCAATGGTGTTAAGGACAGAGCCATAGAGTTTTCCGAGATATTAAGCTCGAAGGGTGCAAGCTTTAATTTAGGCCTTATTGGCTTCGGAGACTTAAATGAAAAGGAAAAGCCGTCGGTATATAATTTTACGAATGATGTTACAAAATTTCAGAAGCAGGTTAAGAACATTCCGAGAACCCACGGAGGAGATATTCCGGAATCCAGCCTTGATGCTCTTGAAACAGGGGTTGAGCTTTTAAATTCCGCTTCTTTAGGTGTTTCTGACAGAAATATATTTATATTAATAACCGACGCTCCCCCTCATGTGCCTACAAACAGAGGAAACAGCGTCATGGATATATGCGATATGCTGAATTCAAGAAATATTACAACTTATGTTGTAGCAAGAAAAGACAGAGACAGCATCGCAGCCTTTGACCCTGTAACAAAGCCCAATGGAAAGTACTATGATTTAAAGGATAAATTCTACGATATTCTTGATAATATAGCCCTTAGCATCACAGAGCTTATAAGGCTATAA
- a CDS encoding Hsp70 family protein — translation MSWEEYKQIISEKGKLPEDYYILGIDLGTTNSIISYFNPISQKPDPIDISNGFGKIPLPSVVQYRKNEEGEGEWVIGEEAYRSMKIYPETTIRSIKRKMGTDEKINIDGRDYLPEEISSFILKELVKHCKAMNPKAEIAGLVVSVPYDFDDGAKKATIRACELAGLKDKLICLIEEPKAAALSYNFRHQIKLDEKIMVFDFGGGTLDITIFHVSEKDSDHIKLQVVSEGGEAYHGGDNVDEAILEKCYEFIENATKQKKSDIDIDNQVELILRAREAKERLSGVKNYRIPFTFCIPPFVEQLSRENFEKLIEPFISKTRKLVLKALREAYKGTLLPEDIDRVLLEGGSCHMPWVREMLNEIFNDEEKIYTSERPALDISLGACYYAAMKMGILSDTEIEAEKYNVEFEVTVPHDIGLEVQNGPRKSFFTMIRRGTSYALAKKSHIFTLSGDSREDMTSFNLRILERINKEDKHEDCKLIGDVIMSGLPERPSGKTRISITLMVEEDGGLVKGIVEDLGYSEEYAPSGYKEHFDPDRFSQTVLKG, via the coding sequence TTGAGCTGGGAAGAGTATAAGCAAATTATAAGCGAAAAGGGAAAGCTTCCCGAGGATTATTATATATTAGGGATAGACCTTGGAACCACCAATTCCATCATAAGCTATTTTAATCCTATAAGCCAGAAACCAGATCCTATAGACATATCCAATGGATTTGGCAAAATTCCGCTTCCTTCTGTTGTACAGTACAGAAAAAACGAAGAGGGCGAAGGGGAATGGGTAATTGGTGAAGAAGCCTACCGCTCTATGAAAATTTATCCCGAAACCACCATCAGATCCATCAAGCGGAAAATGGGAACCGACGAAAAGATTAATATAGACGGCAGAGACTATCTTCCTGAGGAAATTTCCTCTTTTATATTAAAAGAGCTTGTAAAGCACTGTAAAGCCATGAATCCCAAAGCGGAAATCGCAGGCCTTGTAGTCTCTGTGCCATATGATTTTGACGATGGAGCTAAAAAAGCGACGATAAGGGCATGTGAACTTGCAGGCCTTAAGGATAAGCTTATTTGTCTTATCGAAGAGCCTAAAGCGGCGGCTCTTTCCTATAACTTCAGACATCAGATAAAGCTTGACGAAAAAATTATGGTATTCGACTTCGGCGGCGGAACCCTTGATATTACAATTTTCCACGTTTCCGAAAAAGACAGCGACCACATAAAGCTTCAGGTTGTTTCCGAAGGGGGCGAAGCCTACCACGGCGGCGACAATGTAGATGAAGCTATATTGGAAAAATGCTATGAATTCATTGAAAATGCCACAAAACAAAAAAAATCCGACATTGATATAGATAATCAGGTTGAGCTTATTTTAAGGGCAAGAGAAGCAAAGGAAAGGCTTTCAGGGGTTAAAAATTATAGAATCCCCTTTACATTCTGTATTCCGCCTTTTGTGGAGCAGTTAAGCCGTGAAAATTTTGAGAAACTTATAGAGCCTTTTATATCAAAGACAAGGAAGCTTGTTCTTAAGGCTCTTAGAGAGGCTTATAAGGGTACTTTGCTTCCTGAAGACATAGATAGGGTATTGCTTGAAGGCGGTTCCTGCCATATGCCCTGGGTAAGAGAAATGCTGAACGAAATATTTAATGACGAGGAAAAAATATATACCTCCGAGCGTCCTGCCCTTGATATATCCTTAGGCGCCTGTTATTATGCCGCAATGAAAATGGGCATATTATCCGATACGGAAATAGAAGCAGAAAAATATAATGTTGAATTTGAAGTAACGGTTCCTCATGATATTGGCCTTGAGGTTCAAAACGGCCCGAGAAAATCCTTCTTTACTATGATAAGAAGAGGAACATCCTATGCTCTTGCAAAAAAAAGCCATATATTTACGCTTTCAGGAGACAGCAGAGAGGATATGACAAGCTTTAATTTAAGGATCCTTGAGCGTATTAATAAAGAAGATAAGCATGAGGACTGCAAGCTTATAGGCGATGTAATTATGAGCGGCCTTCCTGAAAGGCCCAGCGGAAAAACAAGAATATCCATAACTTTAATGGTAGAAGAAGACGGCGGTCTTGTAAAAGGAATTGTTGAAGATTTGGGATATTCGGAAGAATATGCTCCTTCGGGATATAAAGAGCATTTTGACCCTGACCGTTTTTCACAAACTGTTTTAAAAGGATAA
- a CDS encoding DUF5716 family protein, producing MSLIGLKNMFKSKNLDETQFILGIDLGDSTSSICYFDVNRKIPEIIDISGGYGKANMPTVVQYIPQSREWVFGEYAILNKGMGNDITFSSLVSKLGKKEYVEIDHKLESVVSILSLYLKELINNCKNINPKAEIAGIVVSLPSYISDDGKEELLRCFSLIGYDRKILDFVTDRECIFANYYFGKSPVKENVLVLDYGSRELRGSLYEALPDGKAVNINTLSYLYDKNIGSANFESKINEIFIDMYSENTKTPKESIPYQILEQISVFSYQHKDIIFQRSIFNKDVKLYFNFAYPPFQCSFSKKDSEEFINPFKESLKDFLSNLFKNNIKKEDTPIDFGDIDTVICAGGGFEMLWIKEAINDFFPDSHIIRFKNSKASIAEGASILAASYLEAYETFELNISDELQLKEDIGIFILKNESRKFIPIIEKNCFWWQGNKAVRIIVNEKTEEELEIELFRRNSEGKILTLTNLKIKDVAKRPKGALKLELSLSLENIGLLKARVMDLGFGEFFQSTGLKEEYYISLQR from the coding sequence ATGAGCTTGATTGGCTTAAAAAATATGTTCAAATCAAAAAACTTAGATGAAACCCAATTTATTCTGGGCATTGATTTAGGCGATTCAACATCTTCTATATGTTATTTTGATGTCAATAGAAAAATCCCTGAAATTATAGATATCAGCGGCGGATACGGAAAGGCTAATATGCCTACGGTCGTCCAATATATACCCCAAAGCAGAGAATGGGTTTTCGGAGAGTATGCTATTTTGAATAAAGGAATGGGAAACGACATTACTTTTTCTTCTCTTGTAAGTAAACTTGGGAAAAAGGAATATGTCGAAATTGACCATAAGCTGGAATCCGTTGTAAGCATATTAAGCCTGTATCTGAAAGAACTTATTAATAATTGTAAAAATATAAATCCTAAAGCTGAGATAGCAGGGATTGTTGTTTCTCTTCCAAGCTATATTTCAGACGACGGAAAAGAAGAGCTTTTAAGGTGCTTTTCTCTGATAGGTTATGATAGAAAAATACTTGATTTTGTTACGGACAGAGAATGTATTTTTGCCAATTATTATTTTGGCAAATCACCCGTAAAGGAGAATGTTTTAGTTCTTGATTACGGCAGCAGAGAGCTTAGAGGAAGCTTATACGAGGCCCTGCCCGATGGAAAGGCCGTAAACATTAATACGCTTTCTTATCTTTATGATAAAAATATAGGTTCGGCTAATTTTGAATCGAAAATAAATGAAATATTTATAGATATGTATTCGGAAAATACAAAAACACCAAAGGAATCCATTCCTTATCAAATATTAGAACAGATAAGCGTGTTTTCTTATCAGCATAAAGATATTATCTTTCAAAGAAGTATTTTCAATAAGGATGTGAAACTGTATTTTAATTTTGCCTATCCGCCTTTTCAATGCTCCTTTTCAAAAAAAGATTCGGAAGAATTCATCAATCCCTTTAAGGAAAGCCTAAAAGACTTTCTTAGTAATTTATTTAAAAATAATATTAAAAAAGAAGATACGCCTATTGATTTTGGGGATATTGATACTGTCATCTGTGCAGGCGGCGGCTTTGAAATGCTTTGGATAAAAGAAGCTATAAATGACTTTTTTCCCGACAGCCATATTATCAGGTTTAAAAATTCAAAAGCCTCCATTGCAGAAGGGGCGTCCATACTTGCCGCCTCTTATTTAGAGGCTTACGAAACTTTCGAGCTTAATATATCGGACGAGCTTCAGTTAAAAGAGGATATCGGAATTTTTATATTAAAAAATGAAAGCCGGAAGTTTATTCCTATAATCGAAAAGAATTGCTTCTGGTGGCAGGGAAATAAGGCCGTAAGAATTATTGTAAATGAGAAGACGGAAGAAGAACTTGAAATTGAGCTGTTCAGAAGAAACAGCGAAGGGAAAATTCTTACCCTTACCAATTTAAAAATAAAAGATGTGGCAAAAAGACCTAAGGGGGCTTTAAAGCTTGAGCTTAGTCTTTCTTTAGAAAACATCGGCCTTCTTAAGGCGAGGGTTATGGATTTGGGCTTTGGAGAATTTTTTCAGTCTACAGGCCTTAAAGAAGAATATTATATATCATTGCAGAGGTGA
- the grpE gene encoding nucleotide exchange factor GrpE — protein MLKSPKQRKKRNVRRNVYKGQSEHSIKVIKSYNKMYKAYLEMFQDYAIGFTNEVFIQSFNSLYISSYHNSNIFLFLSAYEKSYGYLIKTYRDIIHIYEKVGTNIEDGHISSIMQGMSDVLASRCDDYKEENCIAENAINLNASEIFKSYIASSMDIIKPVFPGIIKSIYASLDRSIWDIDNENIEMSFEEIGKRILLEFSGPVYKIYCEGIEKSLSEIDKNLYSDDLDNKLSLIKQEYAILSSIIKIQIPELEASKGNIEAIENMLSLAKEAYQHLGKSIEYMENKYSSRLDKRDEEICLPSFEDFNVIIADSVHSDYQFDKQVHLENIKMIKEELETDINDGILRYIRIIEKENQGECLEELKEEFVDENKSIADFMILSFNSLAPYFSENKESLLSCEEINIIEGINETVSIKTEGIKEGFDYYLENINNIDTSENAVLNDDFIKEIRGLVLDYLKNNHKGYMEQNYQEITALNRFFSETTKENSREALYKYNKLLEEKKDKLISLSTGFKRDTLLFEMSTFEEILNYSVEKLMESSDRNVLQYGNYVKKIYSDILNKFVKFNIRQINPSLGDLFNAKEHEVLMAKKEEGFAKGSIIKVLNRGYSQNGQVLLRANIIAAK, from the coding sequence ATGCTTAAATCGCCGAAGCAGCGTAAAAAAAGAAATGTTCGCAGAAATGTCTATAAAGGTCAGTCGGAACACAGCATAAAAGTTATAAAATCCTATAATAAAATGTATAAAGCCTATTTGGAAATGTTTCAAGACTATGCCATAGGCTTTACAAACGAGGTCTTTATACAAAGCTTCAACAGCCTCTATATTTCGTCTTATCACAATTCAAATATATTTTTGTTTTTAAGCGCTTATGAGAAATCCTACGGCTATTTAATAAAAACTTACAGGGATATCATTCATATATATGAAAAGGTCGGGACAAATATTGAAGACGGGCATATAAGCTCTATTATGCAAGGCATGTCAGATGTATTGGCATCAAGATGCGATGATTATAAAGAAGAAAATTGTATCGCAGAAAATGCTATAAATCTAAATGCGTCTGAAATATTCAAATCCTATATTGCATCTTCCATGGATATCATAAAGCCTGTGTTTCCGGGGATTATTAAAAGCATCTATGCTTCTTTGGATAGAAGCATATGGGATATAGACAATGAAAATATAGAAATGAGCTTTGAAGAAATAGGCAAAAGGATTTTATTGGAATTCTCCGGGCCTGTTTACAAAATATACTGCGAAGGCATAGAGAAATCTCTTTCAGAAATTGATAAAAATTTATATTCCGACGATTTGGATAATAAGCTTAGCCTTATAAAGCAGGAATATGCCATATTATCCTCTATTATTAAAATTCAAATTCCTGAACTTGAGGCGTCTAAAGGCAATATAGAAGCCATTGAAAATATGCTTTCTCTTGCGAAAGAAGCTTATCAGCATTTGGGAAAATCCATTGAATACATGGAAAACAAGTATTCTTCAAGGCTTGATAAAAGGGATGAAGAGATATGCTTACCTTCTTTTGAAGATTTTAATGTGATTATTGCCGATTCTGTTCATTCTGATTATCAATTTGATAAACAGGTGCATTTAGAAAATATCAAAATGATAAAAGAAGAGCTTGAAACCGATATAAATGACGGAATACTTAGATATATAAGAATAATCGAAAAAGAAAACCAAGGAGAATGCCTTGAAGAATTGAAAGAAGAATTCGTAGATGAAAACAAATCCATTGCCGATTTTATGATATTAAGTTTTAATTCTCTTGCACCGTATTTTTCGGAAAATAAGGAAAGCCTTCTTTCCTGTGAGGAAATAAATATTATAGAAGGTATAAATGAGACTGTAAGCATTAAAACAGAAGGCATAAAGGAAGGCTTCGATTATTACCTGGAAAATATTAACAATATAGATACCTCTGAGAATGCTGTTTTAAATGATGATTTCATAAAAGAAATACGCGGGCTGGTTTTGGATTATTTAAAAAATAATCATAAAGGCTATATGGAACAGAACTATCAGGAAATAACAGCCCTTAACCGTTTTTTCTCGGAGACTACGAAGGAAAATTCCAGAGAAGCTTTATATAAATACAATAAATTACTTGAAGAAAAGAAAGATAAATTAATTTCTTTAAGCACAGGATTTAAAAGAGACACCCTTTTATTTGAAATGTCCACATTTGAAGAAATTTTAAATTACAGTGTCGAAAAACTTATGGAAAGCTCTGATAGAAACGTTCTCCAATACGGAAATTATGTAAAAAAGATATATTCAGACATTTTAAATAAATTTGTTAAATTTAATATCAGGCAGATAAATCCATCTTTGGGAGATTTATTTAATGCCAAAGAGCATGAGGTTTTAATGGCTAAAAAAGAAGAGGGCTTTGCCAAGGGCAGCATTATAAAGGTCCTTAACAGAGGCTATTCTCAAAACGGGCAGGTTTTATTAAGAGCAAATATTATAGCTGCAAAATAA
- a CDS encoding Hsp70 family protein, translating to MATLGLDLERGLFLGIDFGTTNSVVSIYNFKDGEAQTIPLDGSNIFPTAVQFETDPDDETKLSKIFGIQAKEAAVIYPMSTVLSIKRLLGSEEKINITVDEKEYSFLPEEIAGEIIGYLKLKADEYVQEELNIAGEFSGCVITVPANSTDKQKQKTKQAAILAGFDEESVYLRLEPAAAAISYAINETNDKNVLVYDFGGGTFDACLLQVKIEEAGEPAISILSTYGDNNLGGNDIDKIIMDMIYEEFKKLTNNEIDLFDENADDGVSKRQKKVALVRLNQVATQAKERLSQAATTKIVLAPLIQEPKIVNINMEISRDEFLNHQRVNQLGDTDEVFEKFSGKNVHDILNMTLKCVDDCINAAGFSSENVNEIFLVGGSSSISAIGEKIKEKFNKEPYKSKISPALSISQGAAHYCNMIMMPTVRGPIVQEKTVHPLGLEIAGRRFLEIVKAGIDIPKEGLVVEAGELLTTNFDNVTSMAIVVYENTIPSTDDKTQYVNQEGMKRLAGTSLRGIPQGPRGQEKVQIIFNVSQENMLKVTAKSTSASGVETELSVDELY from the coding sequence ATGGCAACACTGGGTCTTGATCTTGAAAGAGGACTTTTTTTAGGTATTGACTTTGGAACAACAAATTCAGTAGTAAGCATATATAATTTCAAAGACGGCGAAGCGCAAACCATTCCTTTGGACGGAAGCAATATATTCCCTACAGCCGTTCAGTTTGAAACAGATCCGGACGACGAAACAAAGCTTTCAAAAATATTCGGCATTCAGGCAAAAGAAGCTGCCGTAATATATCCTATGAGTACAGTTTTGTCTATAAAAAGGCTTTTAGGCTCTGAAGAAAAAATAAATATCACTGTAGACGAAAAAGAATACAGCTTTTTGCCGGAGGAAATAGCCGGCGAAATCATAGGCTATTTAAAACTTAAGGCAGATGAATATGTTCAGGAGGAGCTTAATATTGCCGGTGAGTTTTCCGGCTGTGTAATTACGGTTCCCGCAAACTCTACCGATAAGCAAAAGCAGAAAACAAAGCAGGCGGCTATCCTTGCAGGCTTTGATGAGGAAAGCGTATATTTAAGGCTTGAGCCTGCTGCTGCCGCCATAAGCTATGCAATAAACGAAACAAATGATAAAAACGTATTGGTTTATGACTTCGGCGGAGGTACCTTTGACGCCTGCCTTCTCCAAGTTAAAATAGAAGAAGCAGGAGAGCCTGCCATATCCATATTAAGCACCTACGGAGATAATAATCTCGGCGGAAACGATATTGATAAAATAATCATGGATATGATTTATGAGGAATTTAAAAAGCTTACAAATAATGAAATCGACCTTTTCGATGAAAATGCCGATGATGGTGTATCAAAGCGTCAGAAAAAGGTTGCTCTTGTAAGATTGAATCAGGTTGCAACTCAGGCAAAAGAAAGGCTTTCACAGGCCGCAACTACCAAAATAGTTCTTGCGCCTTTGATTCAGGAGCCTAAAATAGTAAATATTAATATGGAAATATCAAGAGATGAGTTTTTAAATCATCAAAGAGTAAACCAATTGGGAGATACTGACGAGGTATTTGAAAAATTCTCCGGTAAAAACGTTCATGATATTTTAAATATGACATTAAAATGTGTAGACGATTGTATCAATGCGGCAGGATTCAGTTCTGAAAATGTTAATGAAATATTCCTTGTAGGCGGAAGCTCTTCTATAAGCGCAATAGGCGAAAAAATAAAGGAAAAGTTTAATAAGGAGCCTTATAAATCTAAAATAAGCCCTGCATTAAGCATATCCCAAGGAGCCGCCCATTACTGCAATATGATTATGATGCCTACGGTAAGAGGTCCTATTGTTCAGGAGAAGACTGTTCACCCCTTAGGTCTTGAAATAGCCGGCAGAAGATTTTTAGAAATAGTAAAAGCTGGTATCGATATACCCAAAGAAGGATTGGTGGTTGAGGCAGGGGAGCTTCTTACAACGAATTTTGACAATGTAACCAGTATGGCAATCGTTGTTTATGAAAATACCATTCCTTCTACCGACGATAAAACCCAATATGTAAACCAGGAAGGCATGAAAAGGCTTGCAGGTACTTCTTTAAGAGGAATACCCCAAGGGCCTAGAGGTCAGGAAAAGGTGCAAATTATATTTAATGTGTCTCAGGAAAATATGCTTAAGGTTACTGCTAAATCTACCAGTGCATCAGGAGTTGAAACAGAGCTTTCCGTAGATGAGCTTTACTAG